The proteins below are encoded in one region of Apium graveolens cultivar Ventura chromosome 4, ASM990537v1, whole genome shotgun sequence:
- the LOC141718452 gene encoding putative galacturonosyltransferase 14: MQLHLSPSMRSITISSTNGFIDLMKIKVAARHISYRTLFHTILILAFLLPFVFILTALVTLEGSVNKCSSFDCLGRRLGPRLLGRVDDSGKLVRDFYKILNQVNSEAVPNDLKLPHTFSQLVSEMKSKKYNAKEFAMILKGMMERAEKETRISKFAELTNKHFAASAVPKGIHCLSLRLTDEYSSNAHARRQLPSPELLPVLSDNSYHHFVLSTDNILAASVVVASAVKSSLKPEKIVFHVITDKKTYAGMHSWFALNPVFPAIVEVKGVHQFEWLTRENVPVLEAVESHFGIRNYYHGNHVAGANLSETTPRTFASKLQARSPKYISLLNHLRIYLPELFPNLEKVVFLDDDVVIQRDLSPLWEVDLGGKVNGAVETCKGEDEWVMSKRLKNYFNFSHPLISNNLNPDECAWAYGMNIFDLRAWRKTDIRDKYHTWLKENLKSNLTMWKLGTLPPALIAFKGHVHPIDPSWHMLGLGYQNKTNIDSIQKAAVIHYNGQAKPWLEIGFDHLRPFWTKHINYSNDFIRNCHIME, translated from the exons ATGCAGCTGCACTTATCACCTAGTATGAGAAGTATAACAATATCGAGCACCAATGGATTTATTGACTTGATGAAGATCAAGGTCGCAGCTCGTCATATCTCTTATCGTACTCTCTTTCATACTATTCTCATTCTAGCTTTTCTTTTGCCTTTTGTCTTCATTCTTACTGCTCTCGTCACGCTTGAAGGCAGCGTCAATAAGTGCTCCTCTTTCG ATTGCTTAGGCAGGCGGTTGGGACCAAGACTTCTTGGCAGGGTTGATGATTCTGGG AAGTTGGTTAGAGACTTCTACAAGATTCTAAATCAGGTGAACTCTGAAGCAGTCCCAAATGACTTGAAGCTTCCCCATACATTTAGTCAACTTGTTTCTGAAATGAAAAGCAAAAAATACAATGCAAAGGAGTTTGCTATGATTTTGAAGGGAATG ATGGAGAGAGCTGAAAAGGAGACTAGAATCTCAAAGTTTGCTGAACTAACAAACAAACACTTTGCCGCTAGTGCTGTTCCCAAAGGAATTCATTGCCTATCTCTCCGCTTGACTGATGAGTACTCTTCAAATGCTCATGCACGCAGGCAGTTACCGTCGCCCGAATTACTTCCTGTCCTTTCTGACAATTCCTATCATCACTTCGTCTTGTCAACTGATAACATTCTGGCTGCTTCGGTTGTGGTCGCTTCTGCTGTCAAGTCATCTCTGAAGCCTGAAAAGATTGTATTCCATGTCATTACTGACAAGAAAACTTATGCGGGAATGCACTCATGGTTTGCATTGAATCCCGTATTCCCAGCAATTGTTGAGGTTAAAGGTGTTCATCAGTTTGAATGGTTAACTAGGGAGAATGTACCAGTTCTCGAAGCTGTGGAAAGCCATTTTGGAATTCGGAATTACTACCACGGGAATCATGTTGCAGGGGCCAATCTCAGTGAAACTACTCCAAGAACATTTGCATCCAAGTTACAGGCCAGAAGCCCAAAATACATTTCACTGCTTAATCATCTTCGCATATATTTGCCGGAG CTCTTCCCTAACCTTGAAAAGGTGGTTTTTTTGGATGATGATGTTGTAATACAGCGTGATTTGTCTCCCCTCTGGGAAGTTGACCTTGGTGGAAAGGTCAATGGAGCTGTTGAAACTTGTAAAGGTGAGGATGAGTGGGTAATGTCTAAGCGGTTAAAGAATTATTTTAACTTCTCTCATCCGCTCATATCAAATAACTTGAATCCTGATGAATGTGCGTGGGCTTATGGAATGAATATATTTGACTTACGTGCATGGAGAAAGACTGATATAAGAGACAAATACCACACTTGGCTGAAGGAG AATCTAAAATCGAATCTTACAATGTGGAAGCTTGGAACTCTTCCTCCTGCTCTAATAGCATTTAAAGGTCATGTCCACCCTATAGATCCCTCATGGCACATGCTGGGTCTGGGGTATCAGAACAAGACTAATATCGACAGTATACAAAAGGCTGCAGTAATCCACTACAATGGCCAGGCAAAACCTTGGCTAGAAATAGGTTTTGACCATTTAAGACCTTTCTGGACAAAGCACATCAACTACTCAAATGATTTTATCAGGAATTGCCACATAATGGAGTag
- the LOC141718455 gene encoding BAG family molecular chaperone regulator 8, chloroplastic, with protein MASHSQSHHHQCHPSTTTTTCFCCHCSTTSHHPSPPEQQPLFIHCQSHISQQPHHSHYSQSPLLQNPKPHFQSLRRHDHFQENQEISHTVISSLLRRISALESSVQRTSSFTLRDAAARTIQTHFRAFLVYRSRTLRQLKDLAFIKSALNALKLNHSNNTRSDSRALSLKALNLLNKLEFIQGSDPMIRDAKRSINKELIRFMDYLDELSVKRHQLSTRVVKNLRIGVSGTKSRGFSSDQRGSSSEARGLREDGERELLEKLRKRVEKMEGARAFEEDEELDNVEDENSRLYVNGKRGVERVRNGVLMKRQAGAPSKAKKSVRFAENGNVYMVYKGSNGPVSFVECHSNDGSDSVDAEEMGREIEEIGTGDDEEEDEESPQISDDDDGRESRRNVVAESDNESSGHEPIENEDGSFVFSAPLPVKMEPRADLMNKKSLKIIN; from the exons ATGGCATCTCACTCTCAGTCTCACCACCACCAATGCCACCCATCAACCACCACCACAACCTGCTTCTGCTGCCACTGCTCCACCACTTCTCACCACCCATCACCACCAGAACAACAACCCCTCTTCATCCACTGCCAATCTCACATCTCCCAACAACCCCATCACTCTCACTACTCCCAATCACCCCTTCTTCAAAACCCTAAACCCCATTTTCAATCTCTCCGCCGCCACGACCATtttcaagaaaatcaagaaattagcCACACTGTCATCTCTTCTCTGCTCCGCCGCATCTCCGCCCTTGAATCCTCTGTTCAGCGAACCTCTTCTTTCACTCTCCGTGATGCGGCGGCGCGTACTATACAAACCCACTTCAGAGCTTTCCTTGTTTATAGATCTCGCACTCTGAGACAGCTTAAAGATCTTGCTTTTATTAAATCTGCTCTTAATGCTCTTAAATTGAATCATTCCAATAATACTCGCTCTGATTCTCGAGCTCTTTCTCTTAAAGCTCTCAACTTGCTCAATAAACTCGAATTCATTCAG GGGAGTGATCCCATGATTCGGGATGCTAAAAGGTCTATTAACAAAGAATTAATCCGGTTTATGGATTATCTTGATGAGCTTTCTGTGAAAAGGCATCAGCTTTCCACCAGGGTTGTTAAGAATTTGAGGATTGGTGTGAGTGGTACTAAGTCGAGGGGTTTTAGTAGTGATCAGAGGGGGAGTAGTTCCGAAGCTAGGGGTCTGAGAGAGGATGGGGAGAGAGAATTACTTGAAAAATTGAGGAAGAGGGTGGAAAAAATGGAGGGTGCTAGGGCTTTCGAGGAAGATGAGGAACTAGACAATGTAGAGGATGAGAATTCTAGATTATATGTGAACGGAAAGCGGGGTGTTGAACGAGTTAGGAATGGGGTTTTGATGAAGAGGCAAGCTGGGGCTCCGTCTAAGGCAAAGAAAAGTGTCCGTTTTGCGGAGAATGGGAATGTGTATATGGTGTATAAGGGCAGTAATGGTCCAGTTTCATTTGTTGAATGTCATAGCAATGATGGAAGTGATTCAGTTGATGCTGAGGAAATGGGGAGAGAAATTGAAGAAATTGGGACTGGAGATGATGAGGAAGAAGATGAGGAGTCGCCTCAAATTAGTGATGACGATGATGGTAGAGAATCTAGAAGGAATGTGGTGGCTGAAAGCGATAATGAATCAAGTGGTCATGAACCTATTGAGAATGAAGATGGAAGCTTTGTGTTTTCTGCTCCATTGCCTGTGAAGATGGAACCTAGAGCTGATCTGATGAACAAGAAGTCGCTGAAAATAATAAATTGA
- the LOC141718450 gene encoding membrane-anchored ubiquitin-fold protein 2-like, with protein sequence MSGVQDQLEIKFRLIDGTDIGPKSFPVAASVANLKESILAQWPKERENGPRTVKDVKLISAGRILENNRTVGECRSPLGDIPGGVTTMHVVVQPPAPDKEKKVPSDPKQNKCVCVIL encoded by the exons ATGTCTGGAGTTCAGGATCAGCTTGAGATTAAGTTCAGATTGATAGATGGCACGGATATTGGTCCCAAGAGTTTTCCTGTTGCTGCAAGTGTTGCAAACTTGAAGGAGAGCATCCTTGCTCAATGGCCAAAAG AAAGGGAAAATGGTCCAAGAACGGTGAAAGATGTCAAGTTAATTAGTGCTGGAAGAATATTGGAGAACAACAGAACAGTAGGAGAATGCAGGAGCCCTTTAGGTGATATTCCAGGCGGAGTTACTACCATGCATGTTGTTGTCCAACCACCGGCTCCGGACAAAG AAAAGAAAGTGCCAAGTGATCCGAAGCAAAACAAGTGTGTTTGTGTTATACTGTAA